In the genome of Cryptomeria japonica chromosome 8, Sugi_1.0, whole genome shotgun sequence, one region contains:
- the LOC131055424 gene encoding heavy metal-associated isoprenylated plant protein 28: MEVVELQVRLHCKGCERTVRKALCKLKGVQTVDIEMSLHKITVGGYVDQKMVLKTVRKTGRRAELWPLNPHQPGHITTKSKTSHSLHTSSTYTKVYNNYRKHGYNGSFGYFKLADDDEKSNRRTLMFMLRSLARSFHLPQRRQ; encoded by the exons ATGGAG GTTGTTGAATTGCAGGTGAGATTGCATTGCAAGGGCTGTGAGCGAACTGTTCGTAAAGCCCTCTGTAAATTGAAAG GTGTGCAAACTGTGGACATAGAAATGAGCTTGCACAAGATAACAGTTGGTGGGTATGTAGATCAGAAGATGGTGCTCAAAACTGTGAGGAAAACAGGAAGAAGAGCAGAGTTATGGCCATTAAATCCTCATCAGCCTGGTCACATTACCACTAAGTCCAAGACAAGCCATTCTTTACATACCAGTTCTACATATACCAAAGTTTATAATAATTATAGAAAGCATGGATACAATGGAAGTTTTGGGTACTTTAAGCTTGCAGATGATGATGAGAAATCAAATAGACGCACTCTCAT GTTCATGTTAAGGTCACTTGCTAGATCTTTCCACCTTCCACAGAGAAGACAGTAA